Proteins from a genomic interval of Benincasa hispida cultivar B227 chromosome 7, ASM972705v1, whole genome shotgun sequence:
- the LOC120082109 gene encoding transcriptional activator DEMETER-like isoform X2 encodes MNSQVNSSGDFYAGNLLLRNGNLYSSSRPPSNNSYAQHVRTYGLPMFQPNYNLNPVSMTQTNQMSIFTNSVHTTPPVSSHLESFAYNQVSTSSFLVRDESSSFRKDGEDDFIRMFQYESPRQRCDELLQSIVESSCVGNSTPFKGTKDFEKQRDLEIDLNRTPEQRPPKRRQHTPMIFSGERFTDLLNLPLDESLSLCEETQENFVTVPLDEATQKRHDELLKDLTDTLSAAISEPPTKEVEKGSDQIIDLNKTPEQKTPKRRKHRPKVIKEGKPKKSPKPVTPKISKDTPSGKRKYVRRKNIKEAATPPANIVEIKDSNTATKTKSCRRVIHFEMEKTGDEEQEKKQNEKDMPEENMENFCFMTRPNIPDFCTQSNGVYGTSQDVHDGPRLRPMVAENVRPTIQSNPTHMNHMTTSPILQSEREAAEAPLNKPGYNKAENWLNVLRILHQGNANQYQTGFSNGYTPVQQNIHAEDMEQYANQAKRNTYYKELTGINSGYCQPVPTHLSNINVARGSKRGRPPLTTHPTQSCSITTLDSSVSSQEVLQTGEFQRQGSNINVGSLEIPGKKFESGLYATLHKRYRTIQSNEGCSSHLNTIGCNPTNPVGFTAEMKQAMLNGHHIRSNQITAKEIIGDRHIHSVVHENNFQRRQVSHNLHPAIDRTCVTSGLNKVTSYRSFPHPKASEQGYAYRQSDNSILTVKQACQPMISGSLATNEVHKQGYSFGFQKFPAKTTGLLENEILRKMKSLSLNDDEGSIRTEQNAIVPYKGNGAVVPYAESEYSRKRKARPRVDLDPETERIWNLLMGKEGSEGIESHEKGKEKWWEEERKVFRGRADSFIARMHLVQGDRRFSRWKGSVVDSVIGVFLTQNVSDHLSSSAFMSLAARFPVKSTRNFRTQGEVETSIVANESAACVLYPADSIRWHAQELSTPRFEMPQTSINHQNDGVNSGTEKNFTELGGQIVEEEVISSQDSFDSTITQGTAGGRSCSGSNSEAEEPIVSYNSSSTHYSNFTDIKQMETTTTIKKSFSDLNGSSVIYEVSKHKQDSLTSEWNEIDDLSGHSLINFLVNIENQQKQVPDAPSNNQLRMTPNCGVVEVEGHEAFSEESISSGPSTVSGCSTEKNMARHSLNIGDLDRRSDKTSAEKNEARSQETTRMEHSESVSEHSVDLQGNGIQLRSHCEYNLDENYVPCERNNSSPLESASVSNPPAELDTPANKSALSNVVHVHAHTEKLLPGKGNIINFSNNEAHSLSQADNEGNISPSKAKRRKVTSEKKSAIDWDSLRKEVEANGQIKEKGKDAMDSIDYEAMRLADVHEISNAIKERGMNNMLAERIKEFLDRLVTDHGSIDLEWLRDVPPDKAKDYLLSVRGLGLKSVECVRLLTLHHLAFPVDTNVGRIAVRLGWVPLQPLPESLQLHLLELYPVLESIQKYLWPRLCKLNQRTLYELHYQLITFGKVFCTKSKPNCNACPMRGECKHFASAFASARLALPAPDEKGIVTSTNPIATEKQPPIVTSHLPILPPEGCTYTENTLSTSKCEPIVEVPATPEPEPNEITESDIEDAFYEDPDEIPTIKLSLEEFKTTLQNYIPEGDMSKALVALNPEAAYIPMPKLKNVSRLRTEHQVYELPDSHPLLREMDRREPDDPSPYLLAIWTPGETADSIQPPEQSCGSQDPNRLCNEETCFTCNSRREANSQTVRGTLLVPCRTAMRGSFPLNGTYFQVNEMFADHESSINPIDVPRNWLWNLPRRTVYFGTSVSTIFKGLVTEEIQQCFWRGFVCVRGFDQKTRAPRPLIARLHFPASKLAKMKNGNTE; translated from the exons ATGAATTCTCAAGTTAACAGCAGTGGGGATTTCTATGCGGGAAATTTATTGCTTAGAAACGGAAATCTTTATTCAAGTTCGAGACCACCAAGTAATAACAGCTACGCTCAACATGTACGCACAT ATGGACTCCCAATGTTTCAACCCAACTACAACTTGAATCCAGTATCGATGACACAAACAAACCAAATGTCGATTTTTACCAACTCAGTCCATACAACACCACCAGTCTCATCGCATCTGGAAAGTTTTGCATATAATCAGGTCTCCACATCATCTTTTCTAGTAAGAGATGAGAGTTCAAGTTTCAGAAAGGATGGCGAGGACGACTTCATCAGAATgtttcaatatgaatcaccTCGTCAACGCTGTGACGAACTTCTACAAAGCATTGTGGAATCATCATGTGTTGGCAATTCTACTCCATTCAAGGGAACGAAAGACTTTGAGAAGCAGAGAGATCTAGAAATTGATCTCAACAGGACACCAGAGCAGAGACCACCAAAAAGAAGACAGCATACTCCCATGATATTCTCAGGAGAAAGGTTTACTGATTTACTTAATCTTCCTTTGGATGAAAGTTTAAGCCTTTGCGAGGAAACACAGGAGAATTTTGTCACAGTTCCCTTAGATGAAGCAACTCAGAAACGACATGATGAACTCTTGAAAGATCTCACAGATACATTATCTGCAGCCATTTCTGAACCACCAACGAAGGAAGTGGAGAAGGGCAGCGATCAAATAATTGATCTTAACAAGACACCAGAGCAGAAGACACCTAAGCGAAGAAAACATAGGCCCAAGGTTATAAAGGAAGGAAAACCCAAAAAGTCTCCTAAGCCTGTGACTCCGAAGATTTCCAAGGACACCCCATCAGGAAAGAGAAAGTATGTACGGAGGAAGAACATCAAAGAAGCTGCTACTCCACCTGCGAATATTGTGGAGATTAAAGATTCGAACACTgcaacaaaaacaaaatcctGCCGGAGAGTAATACATTTTGAGATGGAAAAAACTGGAGATGAGGAGCAggaaaagaagcaaaatgagAAGGATATGCCAGAAGAAAACATGGAGAACTTTTGCTTCATGACGAGACCGAACATTCCAGACTTCTGCACTCAAAGTAATGGTGTCTATGGAACAAGTCAAGATGTTCATGACGGTCCTCGGCTAAGACCAATGGTGGCAGAAAATGTTCGACCAACAATACAAAGTAACCCTACTCATATGAATCACATGACGACCTCTCCCATATTGCAATCTGAAAGGGAGGCAGCTGAAGCCCCATTAAACAAACCAGGGTACAACAAAGCAGAAAATTGGCTCAATGTTCTTAGAATTTTACATCAGGGAAACGCAAATCAATATCAAACTGGATTCAGCAATGGATACACACCTGTTCAGCAAAACATCCATGCAGAAGATATGGAGCAATATGCGAATCAAGCTAAAAGGAATACTTATTATAAGGAGCTGACCGGGATCAACTCTGGATATTGCCAACCAGTCCCAACTCATCTGTCCAATATCAATGTAGCAAGGGGCTCAAAGAGAGGGCGCCCCCCACTCACCACGCATCCAACACAGTCGTGCTCGATTACTACACTGGACTCTTCAGTGTCATCTCAAGAGGTGCTTCAAACGGGTGAGTTCCAGAGACAAGGCAGCAATATAAACGTAGGATCCTTAGAAATTCCTGGGAAGAAATTTGAGTCTGGGCTTTATGCAACCCTCCATAAAAGATATCGTACTATCCAATCAAATGAGGGTTGCTCAAGCCATCTGAATACAATAGGTTGCAATCCTACCAATCCTGTTGGTTTTACTGCAGAAATGAAGCAGGCCATGCTCAATGGTCATCATATTAGAAGTAACCAAATCACAGCGAAAGAAATTATTGGTGACAGACATATTCACTCAGTGGTtcatgaaaacaattttcaaaggCGACAAGTCTCACACAATCTGCATCCAGCAATAGATAGAACATGTGTTACGTCCGGGTTGAATAAGGTTACCAGCTATCGCTCATTTCCACATCCGAAAGCTTCAGAACAAGGGTATGCATACAGACAATCTGATAATAGTATTCTGACAGTAAAGCAAGCTTGCCAACCCATGATATCAGGATCGCTAGCAACAAATGAAGTACACAAACAAGGCTACTCATTTGGCTTTCAGAAATTCCCTGCTAAGACGACAG GTCTGCTAGAAAATGAGATTCTACGCAAAATGAAGAGTCTCAGTCTTAATGACGATGAAGGAAGCATCAGGACGGAGCAAAATGCTATTGTTCCATATAAAGGAAATGGTGCAGTAGTTCCATATGCAGAGTCTGAATATTCAAGGAAACGAAAGGCACGACCTAGAGTCGACCTTGACCCAGAGACGGAGAGGATATGGAATTTATTAATGGGTAAGGAAGGAAGTGAGGGCATTGAAAGTCATGAGAAAGGCAAGGAGAAATGGTGGGAAGAGGAACGGAAAGTTTTCCGTGGTCGGGCTGATTCATTCATTGCAAGGATGCATCTCGTGCAAG GAGATAGAAGATTCTCACGATGGAAAGGATCAGTTGTTGACTCAGTTATAGGGGTTTTTCTTACTCAGAATGTTTCAGATCATCTTTCAAG CTCTGCCTTCATGTCTCTAGCAGCACGATTTCCCGTAAAATCCACTAGAAACTTCAGAACTCAGGGTGAAGTTGAAACGAGCATAGTGGCCAACGAGTCAGCAGCTTGTGTATTGTATCCTGCAGATTCTATAAGATGGCATGCTCAGGAACTATCCACGCCAAGGTTTGAGATGCCACAGACTTCAATAAACCATCAAAATGATGGAGTAAATTCAGGGACGGAAAAAAATTTCACAGAGCTAGGTGGTCAAATTGTGGAGGAAGAAGTCATATCCTCACAAGATTCCTTCGACTCCACAATTACACAGGGTACTGCAGGGGGCAGATCATGCTCTGGATCCAACTCAGAGGCAGAAGAACCCATCGTAAGTTACAATTCTAGCAGCACCCATTATTCAAATTTCACAGATATCAAACAAATGGAGACGACCACCACGATTAAAAAATCCTTCAGTGACTTGAATGGAAGTTCAGTTATTTATGAAGTCTCGAAACATAAACAAGATTCACTAACATCAGAATGGAATGAGATTGACGATCTTAGCGGCCATTCCTTAATTAATTTCCTTGTAAATATTGAAAACCAACAAAAGCAAGTGCCAGATGCTCCTTCAAACAATCAGTTGCGCATGACCCCCAACTGTGGGGTAGTGGAGGTTGAAGGCCATGAAGCATTCAGTGAAGAGAGCATATCTTCAGGGCCGTCAACAGTATCTGGATGTTCTACAGAAAAGAATATGGCTCGTCATAGCTTAAACATTGGGGATCTTGACCGAAGATCGGATAAAACCAGTGCTGAAAAGAATGAAGCAAGATCACAAGAAACAACCAGGATGGAGCATAGCGAGTCTGTCAGTGAGCACTCAGTGGACCTGCAGGGTAATGGTATCCAATTGAGATCTCACTGTGAATATAATCTTGATGAAAATTATGTACCATGTGAGAGGAACAATAGTTCCCCATTAGAAAGTGCGTCAGTTTCCAATCCTCCCGCAGAACTAGATACACCAGCCAATAAAAGTGCCCTCTCAAATGTCGTTCATGTGCATGCCCACACAGAAAAGTTGCTGCCTGGGAAGGgcaatataataaacttttcaaataatgAGGCCCATTCTCTATCTCAGGCAGATAATGAGGGAAATATTAGCCCTTCAAAggcaaaaagaagaaaggtCACTAGTGAGAAAAAGAGTGCAATTGATTGGGATAGTTTGAGAAAGGAAGTGGAAGCCAATggacaaataaaagaaaaaggcaaGGATGCCATGGATTCAATAGACTATGAAGCAATGAGACTAGCCGACGTTCACGAAATTTCTAATGCTATCAAGGAACGAGGAATGAACAACATGCTAGCTGAACGAATTAAG GAGTTTTTGGATCGTCTGGTAACAGATCATGGGAGCATTGATCTTGAATGGTTAAGAGATGTTCCCCCGGACAAAGCAAA GGATTATCTACTGAGCGTACGAGGATTGGGTTTGAAAAGTGTGGAGTGTGTTCGTCTATTAACACTTCATCATCTTGCTTTCCCT GTTGACACAAATGTTGGAAGAATAGCTGTCCGGCTAGGATGGGTCCCTCTCCAACCGTTACCCGAGTCACTTCAATTACACCTTCTAGAACT GTATCCAGTGCTGGAGTccattcaaaaatatttatggCCAAGATTATGCAAACTCAATCAACGAACACT GTATGAACTACACTACCAGTTGATCACATTTGGAAAG GTATTCTGCACAAAGAGCAAGCCAAATTGTAATGCATGTCCTATGAGAGGAGAGTGCAAACACTTCGCAAGTGCTTTTGCAAG TGCCCGACTTGCTCTGCCAGCACCAGATGAAAAGGGCATTGTGACTTCAACCAATCCCATCGCCACAGAGAAGCAGCCACCTATAGTCACGAGTCACTTGCCAATTCTTCCTCCTGAAGGATGCACGTACACAGAAAATACTTTGAGCACAAGCAAGTGTGAGCCAATAGTTGAAGTACCAGCGACACCAGAACCCGAGCCCAATGAGATAACTGAAAGTGATATTGAAGATGCGTTTTATGAGGATCCTGATGAAATTCCTACCATCAAACTCAGCCTGGAAGAGTTCAAAACAACTTTGCAAAACTACATCCCAGAAGGTGACATGTCCAAAGCTTTAGTTGCCTTGAACCCGGAAGCTGCCTATATCCCGATGCCAAAATTGAAGAATGTGAGCAGGTTACGGACAGAGCATCAagt GTATGAACTTCCAGATTCACATCCTCTCTTAAGAGAG ATGGATAGACGAGAACCTGATGACCCAAGCCCATATCTTCTTGCGATATGG ACTCCAGGTGAAACAGCAGACTCAATTCAACCGCCCGAACAAAGTTGTGGATCTCAAGACCCGAACAGGCTCTGCAATGAGGAAACATGTTTCACGTGCAATAGCAGAAGAGAAGCGAATTCACAAACAGTCAGAGGAACGTTACTG GTACCTTGTAGAACTGCAATGCGAGGGAGTTTTCCACTCAATGGAACATATTTTCAAGTAAACGAG ATGTTTGCAGATCATGAATCTAGTATAAATCCTATTGATGTTCCAAGAAATTGGCTATGGAACTTACCTAGACGAACAGTCTACTTCGGAACATCAGTATCAACAATATTCAAAG GCCTTGTAACGGAGGAGATTCAACAATGCTTTTGGAGAG GGTTTGTTTGTGTAAGAGGATTTGATCAGAAAACCCGAGCACCCCGACCTCTGATTGCTAGACTGCACTTCCCAGCAAGCAAGCTAGCCAAGATGAAAAATGGAAATACAGAATAG
- the LOC120082109 gene encoding transcriptional activator DEMETER-like isoform X1 — MNSQVNSSGDFYAGNLLLRNGNLYSSSRPPSNNSYAQHVRTYGLPMFQPNYNLNPVSMTQTNQMSIFTNSVHTTPPVSSHLESFAYNQVSTSSFLVRDESSSFRKDGEDDFIRMFQYESPRQRCDELLQSIVESSCVGNSTPFKGTKDFEKQRDLEIDLNRTPEQRPPKRRQHTPMIFSGERFTDLLNLPLDESLSLCEETQENFVTVPLDEATQKRHDELLKDLTDTLSAAISEPPTKEVEKGSDQIIDLNKTPEQKTPKRRKHRPKVIKEGKPKKSPKPVTPKISKDTPSGKRKYVRRKNIKEAATPPANIVEIKDSNTATKTKSCRRVIHFEMEKTGDEEQEKKQNEKDMPEENMENFCFMTRPNIPDFCTQSNGVYGTSQDVHDGPRLRPMVAENVRPTIQSNPTHMNHMTTSPILQSEREAAEAPLNKPGYNKAENWLNVLRILHQGNANQYQTGFSNGYTPVQQNIHAEDMEQYANQAKRNTYYKELTGINSGYCQPVPTHLSNINVARGSKRGRPPLTTHPTQSCSITTLDSSVSSQEVLQTGEFQRQGSNINVGSLEIPGKKFESGLYATLHKRYRTIQSNEGCSSHLNTIGCNPTNPVGFTAEMKQAMLNGHHIRSNQITAKEIIGDRHIHSVVHENNFQRRQVSHNLHPAIDRTCVTSGLNKVTSYRSFPHPKASEQGYAYRQSDNSILTVKQACQPMISGSLATNEVHKQGYSFGFQKFPAKTTGLLENEILRKMKSLSLNDDEGSIRTEQNAIVPYKGNGAVVPYAESEYSRKRKARPRVDLDPETERIWNLLMGKEGSEGIESHEKGKEKWWEEERKVFRGRADSFIARMHLVQGDRRFSRWKGSVVDSVIGVFLTQNVSDHLSSSAFMSLAARFPVKSTRNFRTQGEVETSIVANESAACVLYPADSIRWHAQELSTPRFEMPQTSINHQNDGVNSGTEKNFTELGGQIVEEEVISSQDSFDSTITQGTAGGRSCSGSNSEAEEPIVSYNSSSTHYSNFTDIKQMETTTTIKKSFSDLNGSSVIYEVSKHKQDSLTSEWNEIDDLSGHSLINFLVNIENQQKQVPDAPSNNQLRMTPNCGVVEVEGHEAFSEESISSGPSTVSGCSTEKNMARHSLNIGDLDRRSDKTSAEKNEARSQETTRMEHSESVSEHSVDLQGNGIQLRSHCEYNLDENYVPCERNNSSPLESASVSNPPAELDTPANKSALSNVVHVHAHTEKLLPGKGNIINFSNNEAHSLSQADNEGNISPSKAKRRKVTSEKKSAIDWDSLRKEVEANGQIKEKGKDAMDSIDYEAMRLADVHEISNAIKERGMNNMLAERIKEFLDRLVTDHGSIDLEWLRDVPPDKAKDYLLSVRGLGLKSVECVRLLTLHHLAFPVDTNVGRIAVRLGWVPLQPLPESLQLHLLELYPVLESIQKYLWPRLCKLNQRTLYELHYQLITFGKVFCTKSKPNCNACPMRGECKHFASAFASARLALPAPDEKGIVTSTNPIATEKQPPIVTSHLPILPPEGCTYTENTLSTSKCEPIVEVPATPEPEPNEITESDIEDAFYEDPDEIPTIKLSLEEFKTTLQNYIPEGDMSKALVALNPEAAYIPMPKLKNVSRLRTEHQVYELPDSHPLLREMDRREPDDPSPYLLAIWTPGETADSIQPPEQSCGSQDPNRLCNEETCFTCNSRREANSQTVRGTLLVPCRTAMRGSFPLNGTYFQVNEMFADHESSINPIDVPRNWLWNLPRRTVYFGTSVSTIFKGLVTEEIQQCFWRGFVCVRGFDQKTRAPRPLIARLHFPASKLAKMKNGNTE, encoded by the exons ATGAATTCTCAAGTTAACAGCAGTGGGGATTTCTATGCGGGAAATTTATTGCTTAGAAACGGAAATCTTTATTCAAGTTCGAGACCACCAAGTAATAACAGCTACGCTCAACATGTACGCACAT ATGGACTCCCAATGTTTCAACCCAACTACAACTTGAATCCAGTATCGATGACACAAACAAACCAAATGTCGATTTTTACCAACTCAGTCCATACAACACCACCAGTCTCATCGCATCTGGAAAGTTTTGCATATAATCAGGTCTCCACATCATCTTTTCTAGTAAGAGATGAGAGTTCAAGTTTCAGAAAGGATGGCGAGGACGACTTCATCAGAATgtttcaatatgaatcaccTCGTCAACGCTGTGACGAACTTCTACAAAGCATTGTGGAATCATCATGTGTTGGCAATTCTACTCCATTCAAGGGAACGAAAGACTTTGAGAAGCAGAGAGATCTAGAAATTGATCTCAACAGGACACCAGAGCAGAGACCACCAAAAAGAAGACAGCATACTCCCATGATATTCTCAGGAGAAAGGTTTACTGATTTACTTAATCTTCCTTTGGATGAAAGTTTAAGCCTTTGCGAGGAAACACAGGAGAATTTTGTCACAGTTCCCTTAGATGAAGCAACTCAGAAACGACATGATGAACTCTTGAAAGATCTCACAGATACATTATCTGCAGCCATTTCTGAACCACCAACGAAGGAAGTGGAGAAGGGCAGCGATCAAATAATTGATCTTAACAAGACACCAGAGCAGAAGACACCTAAGCGAAGAAAACATAGGCCCAAGGTTATAAAGGAAGGAAAACCCAAAAAGTCTCCTAAGCCTGTGACTCCGAAGATTTCCAAGGACACCCCATCAGGAAAGAGAAAGTATGTACGGAGGAAGAACATCAAAGAAGCTGCTACTCCACCTGCGAATATTGTGGAGATTAAAGATTCGAACACTgcaacaaaaacaaaatcctGCCGGAGAGTAATACATTTTGAGATGGAAAAAACTGGAGATGAGGAGCAggaaaagaagcaaaatgagAAGGATATGCCAGAAGAAAACATGGAGAACTTTTGCTTCATGACGAGACCGAACATTCCAGACTTCTGCACTCAAAGTAATGGTGTCTATGGAACAAGTCAAGATGTTCATGACGGTCCTCGGCTAAGACCAATGGTGGCAGAAAATGTTCGACCAACAATACAAAGTAACCCTACTCATATGAATCACATGACGACCTCTCCCATATTGCAATCTGAAAGGGAGGCAGCTGAAGCCCCATTAAACAAACCAGGGTACAACAAAGCAGAAAATTGGCTCAATGTTCTTAGAATTTTACATCAGGGAAACGCAAATCAATATCAAACTGGATTCAGCAATGGATACACACCTGTTCAGCAAAACATCCATGCAGAAGATATGGAGCAATATGCGAATCAAGCTAAAAGGAATACTTATTATAAGGAGCTGACCGGGATCAACTCTGGATATTGCCAACCAGTCCCAACTCATCTGTCCAATATCAATGTAGCAAGGGGCTCAAAGAGAGGGCGCCCCCCACTCACCACGCATCCAACACAGTCGTGCTCGATTACTACACTGGACTCTTCAGTGTCATCTCAAGAGGTGCTTCAAACGGGTGAGTTCCAGAGACAAGGCAGCAATATAAACGTAGGATCCTTAGAAATTCCTGGGAAGAAATTTGAGTCTGGGCTTTATGCAACCCTCCATAAAAGATATCGTACTATCCAATCAAATGAGGGTTGCTCAAGCCATCTGAATACAATAGGTTGCAATCCTACCAATCCTGTTGGTTTTACTGCAGAAATGAAGCAGGCCATGCTCAATGGTCATCATATTAGAAGTAACCAAATCACAGCGAAAGAAATTATTGGTGACAGACATATTCACTCAGTGGTtcatgaaaacaattttcaaaggCGACAAGTCTCACACAATCTGCATCCAGCAATAGATAGAACATGTGTTACGTCCGGGTTGAATAAGGTTACCAGCTATCGCTCATTTCCACATCCGAAAGCTTCAGAACAAGGGTATGCATACAGACAATCTGATAATAGTATTCTGACAGTAAAGCAAGCTTGCCAACCCATGATATCAGGATCGCTAGCAACAAATGAAGTACACAAACAAGGCTACTCATTTGGCTTTCAGAAATTCCCTGCTAAGACGACAG GTCTGCTAGAAAATGAGATTCTACGCAAAATGAAGAGTCTCAGTCTTAATGACGATGAAGGAAGCATCAGGACGGAGCAAAATGCTATTGTTCCATATAAAGGAAATGGTGCAGTAGTTCCATATGCAGAGTCTGAATATTCAAGGAAACGAAAGGCACGACCTAGAGTCGACCTTGACCCAGAGACGGAGAGGATATGGAATTTATTAATGGGTAAGGAAGGAAGTGAGGGCATTGAAAGTCATGAGAAAGGCAAGGAGAAATGGTGGGAAGAGGAACGGAAAGTTTTCCGTGGTCGGGCTGATTCATTCATTGCAAGGATGCATCTCGTGCAAG GAGATAGAAGATTCTCACGATGGAAAGGATCAGTTGTTGACTCAGTTATAGGGGTTTTTCTTACTCAGAATGTTTCAGATCATCTTTCAAG CTCTGCCTTCATGTCTCTAGCAGCACGATTTCCCGTAAAATCCACTAGAAACTTCAGAACTCAGGGTGAAGTTGAAACGAGCATAGTGGCCAACGAGTCAGCAGCTTGTGTATTGTATCCTGCAGATTCTATAAGATGGCATGCTCAGGAACTATCCACGCCAAGGTTTGAGATGCCACAGACTTCAATAAACCATCAAAATGATGGAGTAAATTCAGGGACGGAAAAAAATTTCACAGAGCTAGGTGGTCAAATTGTGGAGGAAGAAGTCATATCCTCACAAGATTCCTTCGACTCCACAATTACACAGGGTACTGCAGGGGGCAGATCATGCTCTGGATCCAACTCAGAGGCAGAAGAACCCATCGTAAGTTACAATTCTAGCAGCACCCATTATTCAAATTTCACAGATATCAAACAAATGGAGACGACCACCACGATTAAAAAATCCTTCAGTGACTTGAATGGAAGTTCAGTTATTTATGAAGTCTCGAAACATAAACAAGATTCACTAACATCAGAATGGAATGAGATTGACGATCTTAGCGGCCATTCCTTAATTAATTTCCTTGTAAATATTGAAAACCAACAAAAGCAAGTGCCAGATGCTCCTTCAAACAATCAGTTGCGCATGACCCCCAACTGTGGGGTAGTGGAGGTTGAAGGCCATGAAGCATTCAGTGAAGAGAGCATATCTTCAGGGCCGTCAACAGTATCTGGATGTTCTACAGAAAAGAATATGGCTCGTCATAGCTTAAACATTGGGGATCTTGACCGAAGATCGGATAAAACCAGTGCTGAAAAGAATGAAGCAAGATCACAAGAAACAACCAGGATGGAGCATAGCGAGTCTGTCAGTGAGCACTCAGTGGACCTGCAGGGTAATGGTATCCAATTGAGATCTCACTGTGAATATAATCTTGATGAAAATTATGTACCATGTGAGAGGAACAATAGTTCCCCATTAGAAAGTGCGTCAGTTTCCAATCCTCCCGCAGAACTAGATACACCAGCCAATAAAAGTGCCCTCTCAAATGTCGTTCATGTGCATGCCCACACAGAAAAGTTGCTGCCTGGGAAGGgcaatataataaacttttcaaataatgAGGCCCATTCTCTATCTCAGGCAGATAATGAGGGAAATATTAGCCCTTCAAAggcaaaaagaagaaaggtCACTAGTGAGAAAAAGAGTGCAATTGATTGGGATAGTTTGAGAAAGGAAGTGGAAGCCAATggacaaataaaagaaaaaggcaaGGATGCCATGGATTCAATAGACTATGAAGCAATGAGACTAGCCGACGTTCACGAAATTTCTAATGCTATCAAGGAACGAGGAATGAACAACATGCTAGCTGAACGAATTAAG GAGTTTTTGGATCGTCTGGTAACAGATCATGGGAGCATTGATCTTGAATGGTTAAGAGATGTTCCCCCGGACAAAGCAAA GGATTATCTACTGAGCGTACGAGGATTGGGTTTGAAAAGTGTGGAGTGTGTTCGTCTATTAACACTTCATCATCTTGCTTTCCCT GTTGACACAAATGTTGGAAGAATAGCTGTCCGGCTAGGATGGGTCCCTCTCCAACCGTTACCCGAGTCACTTCAATTACACCTTCTAGAACT GTATCCAGTGCTGGAGTccattcaaaaatatttatggCCAAGATTATGCAAACTCAATCAACGAACACT GTATGAACTACACTACCAGTTGATCACATTTGGAAAG GTATTCTGCACAAAGAGCAAGCCAAATTGTAATGCATGTCCTATGAGAGGAGAGTGCAAACACTTCGCAAGTGCTTTTGCAAG TGCCCGACTTGCTCTGCCAGCACCAGATGAAAAGGGCATTGTGACTTCAACCAATCCCATCGCCACAGAGAAGCAGCCACCTATAGTCACGAGTCACTTGCCAATTCTTCCTCCTGAAGGATGCACGTACACAGAAAATACTTTGAGCACAAGCAAGTGTGAGCCAATAGTTGAAGTACCAGCGACACCAGAACCCGAGCCCAATGAGATAACTGAAAGTGATATTGAAGATGCGTTTTATGAGGATCCTGATGAAATTCCTACCATCAAACTCAGCCTGGAAGAGTTCAAAACAACTTTGCAAAACTACATCCCAGAAGGTGACATGTCCAAAGCTTTAGTTGCCTTGAACCCGGAAGCTGCCTATATCCCGATGCCAAAATTGAAGAATGTGAGCAGGTTACGGACAGAGCATCAagt GTATGAACTTCCAGATTCACATCCTCTCTTAAGAGAG ATGGATAGACGAGAACCTGATGACCCAAGCCCATATCTTCTTGCGATATGGACTCCAG GTGAAACAGCAGACTCAATTCAACCGCCCGAACAAAGTTGTGGATCTCAAGACCCGAACAGGCTCTGCAATGAGGAAACATGTTTCACGTGCAATAGCAGAAGAGAAGCGAATTCACAAACAGTCAGAGGAACGTTACTG GTACCTTGTAGAACTGCAATGCGAGGGAGTTTTCCACTCAATGGAACATATTTTCAAGTAAACGAG ATGTTTGCAGATCATGAATCTAGTATAAATCCTATTGATGTTCCAAGAAATTGGCTATGGAACTTACCTAGACGAACAGTCTACTTCGGAACATCAGTATCAACAATATTCAAAG GCCTTGTAACGGAGGAGATTCAACAATGCTTTTGGAGAG GGTTTGTTTGTGTAAGAGGATTTGATCAGAAAACCCGAGCACCCCGACCTCTGATTGCTAGACTGCACTTCCCAGCAAGCAAGCTAGCCAAGATGAAAAATGGAAATACAGAATAG